Proteins encoded by one window of Pyxidicoccus trucidator:
- a CDS encoding MXAN_6652 family MXYO-CTERM-anchored protein has protein sequence MRLPIRIAGVLAVSLSWSTPAFATSTGITGQSGKEGPACSVCHQGGTLPTVVLEGPSSLAPGETGQYSFIIRGGAARTGGADISVDVAAASLQAGTGLKKLGSELTHSAPRAFTDNQVRFDFSLVAPATDVTLTLFGAGNSSNADLDSSGDRAAATKLTVRVGNGSPVVTPDEDGGDGGGGCATAGSVPAWGLVMAGVSLVLLRRRRRRRR, from the coding sequence ATGAGACTTCCAATCCGAATCGCAGGGGTTCTCGCCGTTTCCCTGTCGTGGTCGACTCCCGCCTTCGCCACCAGCACGGGCATCACCGGCCAGTCCGGCAAGGAGGGGCCGGCGTGCAGTGTCTGTCATCAGGGCGGCACGCTGCCCACCGTCGTGCTCGAGGGCCCCTCGTCCCTGGCTCCGGGTGAGACCGGCCAGTACAGCTTCATCATCCGGGGCGGAGCGGCGAGGACGGGAGGCGCGGACATCTCCGTGGACGTCGCGGCGGCCAGCCTCCAGGCGGGCACCGGGCTGAAGAAGCTGGGAAGCGAGCTGACCCACTCCGCGCCCCGGGCCTTTACCGACAATCAGGTGCGCTTCGACTTCTCGCTCGTGGCTCCCGCGACGGATGTCACGCTCACGCTCTTCGGCGCCGGCAACTCCTCCAACGCGGATCTGGACAGTAGCGGCGACCGGGCCGCGGCGACGAAGCTGACCGTGAGGGTGGGGAACGGGTCGCCCGTCGTGACGCCGGATGAGGATGGCGGTGACGGCGGCGGAGGATGCGCCACCGCGGGCAGCGTGCCCGCGTGGGGCCTCGTGATGGCAGGTGTCTCGCTGGTCCTGCTCCGACGCCGCCGCCGCCGCCGCCGTTGA
- a CDS encoding protein kinase domain-containing protein, translating into MMTTQTCPNCGTQHDIRVYVSGQKLTCRCGIRIEVRRGDSGAAVGSRNTVVPGASGVFDRRSRSGNGVTVVPGSGVPSTGLSLNGAARVGDNVTFVPGSEPAGVLAQSSGVSVVRPVAASAVSLAVDPEAPQGAPANEDEPVAGGVVLPGVAAPAEVTSGVATPADVAAAKDLPVEATVVRSSVRTGNGTAHSDMGEQDLSTFVAGGKVDLPGFELLEMLGRGGMGEVWLARQQSLGRTVAVKLLPPRLAKDPEFVTRFEKEATALAALNHPHIIQIIDRGVAGEHYYFVMEYVEGRSLREAMAAGLTPEKALKLLLSVARAIECAHDKGIIHRDLKPENILLDGRGHVKVADFGLAGIRAQDSRLQLTATAVAMGTLNYMAPEQRRDAKNVDGRADLFSIGVILYEVLTGELPLGRFKLPSVKVPGLDPRVDDVVERLLETDPEARYAKTGELCAALEAMVSSTSSPGLPPSEVEGRVVPAGTRSASKLSRRVKLGWRRVRAGLSVVGGLAMLGFAVRSFVGPMNLHMGEDDKVVIGTNGLQFRGSDKPWPPNTYGEVFASLNLVAPQKPGGTSRFEVGFDKGEEEINVHSGQWTLVDGQLRAVQGGKETDGQRLVPRAYVAHRYFSINDFRAEVLMGVKPLGKDYPEEPDAQHYGELAFRIKDLQLSAFAIPGAGMRLAWRYFTDDGQEVVGNSALDTDNLVEDEMPLPAHGPYLVRLQMQRVKNGGVLVEAFLNNERFARKLLPGLENRVGKVALGCRNLECTFDDLKIRGVLESRPQRRVANGAGGVE; encoded by the coding sequence ATGATGACGACGCAGACCTGTCCCAACTGCGGGACGCAGCACGACATCCGGGTCTACGTCAGCGGGCAGAAGCTGACGTGCCGTTGCGGCATCCGGATCGAGGTGCGTCGCGGGGACTCGGGTGCCGCGGTGGGCTCGCGCAACACGGTGGTGCCGGGCGCCAGCGGCGTCTTCGACCGCCGTTCCCGGAGCGGGAATGGGGTGACGGTGGTTCCCGGCTCGGGCGTTCCGTCCACGGGCCTGAGCCTGAACGGGGCGGCGCGCGTGGGGGACAACGTGACGTTCGTCCCAGGCTCCGAGCCGGCGGGTGTCCTGGCCCAGTCCTCGGGCGTCTCCGTCGTGCGGCCGGTGGCGGCCTCGGCCGTGTCCCTGGCGGTGGACCCGGAGGCCCCCCAGGGGGCGCCGGCCAACGAGGATGAACCCGTCGCGGGGGGCGTCGTGCTCCCGGGCGTGGCCGCGCCGGCGGAGGTGACGAGCGGGGTGGCGACGCCCGCCGACGTGGCGGCGGCGAAGGACCTGCCGGTGGAGGCGACGGTGGTGCGCTCCTCGGTGAGGACTGGAAATGGGACGGCGCACTCGGACATGGGCGAGCAGGACCTGAGCACCTTCGTGGCGGGCGGGAAGGTGGACCTGCCGGGCTTCGAATTGCTGGAGATGCTGGGCCGGGGCGGCATGGGCGAGGTGTGGCTCGCCAGGCAGCAGTCCCTGGGGCGCACGGTGGCGGTGAAGCTGCTGCCGCCGCGGCTGGCGAAGGATCCGGAGTTCGTCACCCGGTTCGAGAAGGAGGCCACGGCGCTGGCCGCCCTCAACCACCCGCACATCATCCAGATCATCGACCGCGGCGTGGCGGGCGAGCACTACTACTTCGTCATGGAGTACGTGGAGGGCCGCTCGCTGCGCGAGGCGATGGCGGCGGGCCTCACGCCGGAGAAGGCGCTGAAGCTCCTCCTGTCGGTGGCGCGGGCGATTGAGTGCGCGCACGACAAGGGCATCATCCACCGCGACCTGAAGCCGGAGAACATCCTCCTGGACGGGCGCGGGCACGTGAAGGTGGCGGACTTCGGGCTGGCGGGCATCCGCGCGCAGGACTCGCGGCTGCAGCTCACCGCGACGGCGGTGGCCATGGGCACGCTGAACTACATGGCCCCGGAGCAGCGGCGCGACGCGAAGAACGTGGACGGGCGCGCGGACCTCTTCTCCATTGGCGTCATTCTCTATGAGGTGCTCACCGGCGAGCTGCCGCTGGGGCGCTTCAAGCTGCCCTCGGTGAAGGTGCCGGGGCTGGATCCGCGCGTCGACGACGTGGTGGAGCGGCTGCTGGAGACGGACCCGGAGGCGCGCTACGCGAAGACGGGCGAGCTGTGCGCGGCGCTGGAGGCGATGGTCTCCAGCACGTCCTCGCCGGGGCTGCCGCCGAGCGAGGTGGAGGGGCGGGTGGTGCCGGCGGGCACGCGGTCGGCGAGCAAGCTGTCGCGCCGGGTGAAGCTGGGCTGGCGGCGGGTGCGCGCGGGCCTGTCGGTGGTGGGCGGGCTGGCGATGCTGGGCTTCGCGGTGCGGTCGTTCGTGGGGCCGATGAACCTGCACATGGGCGAGGACGACAAGGTGGTCATCGGCACCAACGGCCTGCAGTTCCGGGGGAGTGACAAGCCGTGGCCGCCGAATACCTATGGCGAGGTCTTCGCCTCGCTGAACCTGGTGGCACCGCAGAAGCCCGGTGGGACGTCGCGGTTCGAGGTGGGGTTCGACAAGGGCGAGGAGGAGATCAACGTCCACAGCGGCCAGTGGACGCTGGTGGACGGGCAGCTGCGGGCGGTGCAGGGCGGCAAGGAGACGGACGGGCAGCGGCTGGTGCCGCGCGCGTACGTGGCGCACCGCTACTTCTCCATCAACGACTTCCGGGCGGAGGTGTTGATGGGCGTGAAGCCGCTCGGGAAGGATTACCCCGAGGAGCCCGACGCGCAGCACTACGGCGAGCTGGCCTTCCGCATCAAGGATTTGCAGCTGTCGGCCTTCGCCATCCCCGGGGCGGGCATGCGGCTGGCGTGGCGCTACTTCACGGATGACGGCCAGGAGGTGGTGGGCAACAGCGCGCTGGACACGGACAACCTCGTCGAGGACGAGATGCCGCTGCCGGCGCATGGGCCCTACCTGGTGCGCCTGCAGATGCAGCGCGTGAAGAACGGCGGCGTCCTGGTGGAGGCGTTCCTGAACAACGAGCGCTTCGCGCGCAAGCTGCTGCCGGGCCTGGAGAACCGCGTCGGTAAGGTGGCGCTCGGGTGTCGGAACCTGGAGTGCACGTTCGACGACCTCAAGATTCGCGGCGTGCTGGAGTCCCGCCCGCAGCGCCGGGTCGCCAATGGCGCCGGGGGCGTGGAGTAG
- a CDS encoding RNA polymerase sigma factor: protein MAEEAPPLPWKADVLAARRGDPSAFESLVRSVQRPVYGLALRLLQREAEAAEVAQEALLRAYQNLHKYDESRPFDLWVLAITRNLCLDLLRRRTKVKTEELEPMKEVLPSGDVSQEDRAIAREERQSLEEAMATLSAEDREVLALYYVQKRTTKEIAQVMGCAPGTIMARLFRAREKLRKKMTPAPEETSR, encoded by the coding sequence ATGGCTGAGGAGGCTCCCCCGCTTCCCTGGAAGGCGGACGTGCTGGCCGCCCGGCGTGGCGACCCTTCCGCCTTCGAGTCCCTCGTGCGCAGCGTGCAACGCCCGGTGTACGGCCTGGCGCTGCGCCTGCTCCAGCGCGAGGCGGAGGCCGCGGAGGTGGCGCAGGAAGCCCTGCTGCGCGCCTACCAGAACCTCCACAAGTACGACGAGTCGCGCCCCTTCGACCTCTGGGTCCTGGCGATTACGCGCAACCTCTGCCTGGACCTGCTCCGCCGCCGCACCAAGGTGAAGACGGAGGAGCTGGAGCCGATGAAGGAGGTCCTCCCCAGCGGCGACGTGTCGCAGGAGGACCGCGCCATCGCCCGCGAGGAGCGGCAGTCGCTCGAGGAGGCGATGGCCACGCTGTCCGCCGAGGACCGCGAGGTGCTCGCGCTCTACTACGTCCAGAAGCGCACCACGAAGGAGATCGCCCAGGTCATGGGGTGTGCTCCCGGCACCATCATGGCGCGGCTGTTCCGCGCCCGCGAGAAGCTGCGCAAGAAGATGACCCCCGCGCCCGAGGAGACCTCCCGATGA
- a CDS encoding adenylate/guanylate cyclase domain-containing protein has translation MTQAPAPFAPKPGQIRGPRLTGRFADGSLGEFPLGPLTSLGRHPSNTLRLVDREVSKEHAIIERVGKDFVLKDLGSSNGTFVNGRRVKELKLRDGDEVALGSSRLIFHSGEPAVNHSAPTAPGVTVVAQSVSMPAFLAQMDQVPQNFRPVELVTDVEALKRDYEKLRIAHEFHREVSLQGNQTGLFEQILKVAFKLLAADHGVILKVADDGQFIPAAVHHRTGKAVNVMLSDTVLKRVVETRKAVLTADAIIDERFSAAESIVAQGIRSAMAVPLMVKEKIKAVLFLDSRQQINAFSEKDLAILSGIAAQAGIALENSVLAEQIRNEAVTRAELSRFLSKAVADAVIAGEAEDLAQSRLAEVSCLFADIRGFTTISENESPQAVVDMLNGFFTAMADVVFRHEGNLDKFIGDCVMAVWGPPLSHPDDAARALRAALEMQDAVAALNRTRVSEGKQPIEVGIGVNTGQAVVGYMGSAERHEFTAIGDTVNTASRLCGMAKSGEVLASESTVRKAGNGFDVEGLPAMQVKGKEKAVPTYRVHGVEYTTAASPRRA, from the coding sequence GTGACCCAGGCCCCCGCCCCATTCGCTCCGAAACCCGGGCAGATCCGCGGCCCCCGCCTGACCGGGCGCTTCGCGGACGGCAGCCTTGGGGAGTTCCCCCTGGGACCGCTGACCTCCCTGGGCCGGCATCCGTCCAACACGCTCCGGCTGGTGGACCGCGAGGTCTCCAAGGAGCACGCCATCATCGAGCGTGTGGGCAAGGACTTCGTCCTCAAGGACCTGGGCTCGTCCAACGGCACGTTCGTCAACGGCCGGCGGGTGAAGGAGCTGAAGCTGCGGGACGGGGACGAGGTGGCCCTGGGCTCGTCGCGGCTCATCTTCCACAGCGGCGAGCCGGCGGTGAACCACAGCGCGCCCACCGCGCCCGGCGTGACGGTGGTGGCGCAGTCGGTGTCCATGCCGGCCTTCCTGGCGCAGATGGACCAGGTGCCGCAGAACTTCCGTCCGGTGGAGCTGGTGACGGACGTGGAGGCGCTGAAGCGCGACTACGAGAAGCTGCGCATCGCCCACGAGTTCCACCGCGAGGTGAGCCTCCAGGGCAACCAGACGGGCCTGTTCGAGCAGATCCTCAAGGTGGCCTTCAAGCTGCTGGCCGCGGACCACGGCGTCATCCTGAAGGTGGCGGACGACGGCCAGTTCATCCCCGCGGCGGTGCACCACCGCACGGGCAAGGCCGTCAACGTCATGCTGTCGGACACCGTGCTCAAGCGCGTGGTGGAGACGCGCAAGGCGGTGCTGACGGCGGACGCCATCATCGACGAGCGCTTCTCCGCGGCGGAGAGCATCGTCGCGCAGGGCATCCGCTCCGCCATGGCCGTGCCGCTGATGGTGAAGGAGAAGATCAAGGCGGTGCTGTTCCTGGACAGCCGGCAGCAGATCAACGCCTTCTCGGAGAAGGACCTGGCCATCCTCTCCGGCATCGCCGCGCAGGCCGGCATCGCCCTGGAGAACTCGGTGCTGGCCGAGCAGATCCGCAACGAGGCGGTGACGCGGGCGGAGCTGAGCCGCTTCCTGTCCAAGGCGGTGGCGGACGCGGTGATTGCCGGCGAGGCCGAGGACCTGGCGCAGAGCCGGCTGGCCGAGGTGAGCTGCCTCTTCGCCGACATCCGCGGCTTCACGACGATTTCGGAGAACGAGTCTCCGCAGGCCGTCGTGGACATGCTCAACGGCTTCTTCACCGCGATGGCGGACGTGGTGTTCCGCCACGAGGGGAACCTGGACAAGTTCATCGGCGACTGCGTCATGGCCGTCTGGGGCCCGCCCCTGTCCCACCCGGACGACGCGGCGCGGGCGCTGCGCGCGGCGCTGGAGATGCAGGACGCCGTCGCCGCGCTGAACCGGACGCGCGTGTCCGAGGGCAAGCAGCCGATTGAGGTGGGCATCGGCGTCAACACCGGCCAGGCGGTTGTCGGCTACATGGGCAGCGCCGAGCGGCACGAGTTCACCGCCATCGGCGACACGGTGAACACCGCGTCGCGCCTGTGCGGCATGGCCAAGAGCGGCGAGGTGCTGGCCTCGGAGTCCACCGTGCGCAAGGCGGGGAACGGCTTCGACGTGGAGGGCCTGCCGGCCATGCAGGTGAAGGGCAAGGAGAAGGCCGTCCCGACGTACCGGGTGCACGGCGTGGAATACACCACCGCTGCTTCTCCGCGCCGCGCATGA
- a CDS encoding ELWxxDGT repeat protein — translation MKWPWSSLLVFSLFPLVASSGELEPGAGSGERSGSCPRPDAPPAFLLRDIRPGLEGSGPFLFAETGGTFFFMAFNEAYGYEPWVSDSTPAGTRLLKDVNPGPASGFSTEDADFSSAVVGGDFYFPVTDGVSGIELWTSDGTAAGTRLVEDINPGPASSKPSFLLNLGSGRLLFRADDGVRGWEPWTSDGTEEDTDLLKDIDPGPTGSGGPFAPLRVGGRAYFAANDGTQGGEPWVSDGTPRGTRLIADVNPGADGSNTFGFTPVRGRVVFQAEDGTHGAELWVTDGTEGGTHLLMDIRPGAAGSFPGSFVAAGNRVFFTADDGEHGGEVWVTDGTDAGTRLVRDILPGGGNGFFGGNIGVLGRTAYFAADDGEHGVELWQSDGTERGTKLVRDMIPGPASGFPQGPEFFATGERLLFGADDGLTGIELWRSDGTEEGTVLLQDIRPGPEGSLPVAFTQSGGRILFVANDGTHGEEPWLLPRSVLSDLRAPRITCPGTVEVEATDAYGAAVRFPPARAEDTVTRCPFIRYSHEPGSVFSVGTTRVTATATDTAGNSASCTFKVMVRARR, via the coding sequence ATGAAATGGCCCTGGTCGTCGTTGCTCGTGTTCTCACTCTTTCCCCTCGTCGCGTCCTCGGGCGAGCTGGAACCTGGCGCCGGTAGTGGGGAGAGGAGCGGTTCCTGTCCGCGGCCGGATGCGCCGCCGGCCTTCCTGCTGCGGGACATCCGCCCCGGACTGGAGGGCTCGGGCCCGTTCCTCTTCGCGGAGACGGGCGGCACCTTCTTCTTCATGGCCTTCAACGAAGCCTACGGCTACGAGCCCTGGGTGAGTGACAGTACGCCCGCGGGGACGCGGCTGCTGAAGGACGTCAACCCCGGCCCGGCGAGCGGGTTCTCCACCGAGGACGCCGACTTCAGCTCGGCCGTGGTGGGCGGCGACTTCTACTTCCCTGTCACCGATGGCGTGTCCGGCATCGAGCTGTGGACGAGCGACGGGACGGCGGCGGGCACCCGCCTCGTCGAGGACATCAACCCCGGCCCCGCGAGCTCCAAGCCGTCGTTCCTCCTCAACCTGGGGAGCGGAAGGCTGCTGTTCCGGGCCGATGACGGCGTCCGTGGCTGGGAGCCGTGGACGAGCGACGGGACGGAGGAGGACACCGATCTGCTCAAGGACATCGACCCGGGTCCCACGGGGTCCGGCGGCCCCTTCGCGCCCTTGCGCGTCGGGGGGCGGGCGTACTTCGCCGCGAACGACGGCACCCAGGGTGGCGAGCCGTGGGTGAGTGATGGGACGCCACGCGGCACCCGGCTCATCGCGGACGTGAATCCCGGAGCGGATGGCTCGAACACCTTCGGGTTCACGCCCGTTCGTGGGCGGGTCGTCTTCCAGGCGGAAGATGGCACCCACGGCGCCGAGCTGTGGGTGACGGACGGGACGGAAGGGGGGACCCACCTCCTGATGGACATCCGCCCGGGTGCCGCCGGCTCGTTCCCCGGGAGTTTTGTCGCCGCCGGCAACCGGGTCTTCTTCACCGCGGACGATGGCGAGCACGGCGGGGAGGTGTGGGTGACGGATGGAACGGACGCCGGCACCCGGCTCGTGCGCGACATCCTGCCGGGAGGAGGGAACGGCTTCTTCGGGGGGAACATCGGCGTCCTCGGCCGCACGGCGTACTTCGCCGCGGACGATGGCGAGCACGGCGTCGAGCTGTGGCAGAGCGATGGGACGGAGCGGGGCACCAAGCTCGTGCGGGACATGATCCCGGGGCCGGCGAGCGGCTTCCCCCAGGGGCCGGAGTTCTTCGCCACGGGCGAGCGGCTCCTGTTCGGCGCGGATGATGGGCTGACGGGCATTGAATTGTGGAGGAGCGACGGCACGGAGGAGGGCACCGTGCTGTTGCAGGACATCCGCCCCGGGCCGGAGGGCTCCCTGCCGGTGGCCTTCACCCAGAGCGGAGGCCGCATCCTCTTCGTCGCGAACGATGGCACGCACGGCGAAGAGCCCTGGCTCCTGCCGCGCTCGGTGCTCTCCGATTTGCGCGCGCCCCGCATCACCTGCCCGGGCACGGTGGAGGTGGAAGCGACGGACGCCTACGGGGCCGCCGTGCGGTTCCCACCGGCCCGCGCCGAGGACACCGTCACCCGCTGCCCCTTCATCCGCTACAGCCACGAGCCCGGGAGTGTCTTCTCTGTCGGCACCACGCGTGTGACGGCCACCGCGACGGACACGGCCGGCAACTCCGCGAGCTGCACCTTCAAGGTGATGGTCCGCGCCAGACGGTGA
- the truD gene encoding tRNA pseudouridine(13) synthase TruD, with product MRIKQKPEDFSVKESYRFDEVETGRHRVYLMDKQKLSTFDAVTRLRDAFGLKPGAISYCGLKDKQGRTEQIIAVDGADVDMQEPDLRLKYLGRTDKPLSSANITSNRFSVTVRALTPQSLGPLNVATAEVNRLGVVNYFDSQRFGSLKHGQGFIAKDLIRGDFEAALHNYLAAPSELDRTEDAKVKAFWRENWGRWDARVPYEGTRKYHRILKSLRDHPKDFLRAFMQIDSDYRAMLLFTYQSYLWNEGVRRYLQLLLPREHLFPMRYQAGTLLFHRDASAEVMRILRDATFPLLAPDSVITDPQKEEAVAWVLGKEKLKLSDLRIEEERRLYFKHEERPLLVFPHKLVIGRTLPDDINRGEVKVNVAFTLPPGAYATLVVKRLFHFEYTEDTPEVIRASQRPRFVEAEQQQADLDDGPRRRGDRGSDGDRRRAAPAREERGVSGARPERGVSGARQERGARGPAAPSRRDTERRESRAAETPTRSRTLATQTQPVEVPEPAVPVGFRERQRQRKSAREDARAETAAKLASKAPKASKPAKSRKK from the coding sequence GTGAGAATCAAACAGAAGCCCGAGGATTTCTCCGTCAAGGAGTCCTACCGTTTCGACGAAGTCGAGACGGGACGCCACCGCGTGTACCTCATGGACAAGCAGAAGCTGTCCACGTTCGACGCGGTGACTCGCCTGAGGGACGCCTTCGGACTGAAGCCCGGCGCCATCAGCTACTGCGGCCTGAAGGACAAGCAGGGCCGCACCGAGCAGATCATCGCAGTGGACGGCGCGGACGTGGACATGCAGGAGCCCGACCTGCGCCTGAAGTACCTGGGCCGCACGGACAAGCCCCTGTCCTCCGCCAACATCACCTCCAACCGCTTCTCCGTCACCGTGCGCGCGCTGACCCCCCAGTCGCTGGGGCCCCTCAACGTCGCCACCGCCGAGGTCAACCGCCTGGGCGTGGTGAACTACTTCGACAGCCAGCGCTTCGGCTCGCTGAAGCACGGCCAGGGCTTCATCGCCAAGGACCTCATCCGGGGCGACTTCGAGGCGGCCCTGCACAACTACCTCGCCGCCCCCTCGGAGCTGGACCGCACCGAGGACGCCAAGGTGAAGGCCTTCTGGCGCGAGAACTGGGGCCGCTGGGACGCGCGCGTCCCCTACGAGGGCACGCGCAAGTACCACCGCATCCTCAAGTCCCTGAGAGATCATCCGAAGGACTTCCTCCGCGCCTTCATGCAGATCGACTCGGACTACCGGGCGATGCTGCTCTTCACGTACCAGAGCTACCTCTGGAACGAGGGCGTGCGGCGCTACCTCCAGCTGCTGCTGCCGCGCGAGCACCTGTTCCCCATGCGCTACCAGGCTGGCACGCTGCTGTTCCACCGGGACGCCAGCGCGGAGGTGATGCGCATCCTCCGGGACGCCACCTTCCCCCTGCTCGCTCCCGACAGCGTCATCACCGACCCCCAGAAGGAGGAGGCCGTCGCGTGGGTGCTGGGCAAGGAGAAGCTCAAGCTCTCGGACCTGCGCATCGAGGAGGAGCGGCGCCTCTACTTCAAGCACGAGGAGCGGCCGCTGCTCGTGTTCCCGCACAAGCTCGTCATCGGCCGCACCCTGCCCGACGACATCAACCGCGGGGAGGTGAAGGTCAACGTCGCCTTCACCCTGCCGCCGGGCGCGTACGCCACGCTCGTCGTCAAGCGCCTCTTCCACTTCGAGTACACCGAGGACACCCCGGAGGTCATCCGCGCCTCCCAGCGCCCCCGCTTCGTCGAGGCCGAGCAGCAGCAGGCCGACCTGGACGACGGCCCGCGCCGCCGGGGCGACCGGGGCTCGGACGGAGACCGCCGCCGCGCGGCGCCGGCCCGCGAGGAGCGTGGCGTTTCAGGAGCCCGCCCGGAGCGCGGCGTTTCAGGAGCCCGCCAGGAGCGTGGCGCCCGGGGACCGGCGGCGCCGAGCCGCCGGGACACCGAGCGCCGTGAGTCGCGCGCCGCCGAGACTCCGACCCGCAGCCGCACGCTGGCCACCCAGACGCAGCCGGTCGAGGTCCCGGAGCCCGCGGTGCCCGTGGGATTCCGCGAGCGGCAGCGCCAGCGCAAGTCCGCCCGCGAGGATGCTCGCGCGGAAACGGCCGCCAAGCTGGCGAGCAAGGCCCCCAAGGCCTCCAAGCCCGCGAAATCACGGAAGAAATAG
- a CDS encoding MxcI protein — MRQPVAFSSLRVLTALLALSLFVGCGDSDEPGNDANSPLYAITTQQLVADPVESYVVVTADAERTASLSLTNAIKVPGRALGVGIPKTGSLYVVSDESATVTRYTLNSAGALEPSGTVSFASQGVSSLGEYQANFQFISETKAYYFDGTTAQVVIWNPSAMTVTGRIPLDALVIPETLLAFSGAVVWVDAQLIMPVGWRPVSGVGITRKAGVVSIDTATDVATIATDDRCGYTHDAAVGLDGQVYVATEAYGAAVRRVVGADVPEPCLLRFDPRTRRFDSTFYRSLSGLVGGGTAGALIPGATGTAYVRVLDESIAPVTEGTHPRTVASGTGWQWWELKLDTLTATRKADFPSTSGSVFLFESENQTLYTEFGAGAASTTLHVLGDSGKATVTTQGLSFSFLQLR; from the coding sequence ATGAGGCAGCCTGTTGCTTTTTCTTCCCTGAGAGTTCTCACCGCGCTGCTCGCTTTGTCCCTGTTCGTGGGTTGTGGTGACTCGGACGAGCCGGGGAATGACGCCAATTCGCCGCTGTATGCCATCACCACGCAGCAGCTCGTGGCGGACCCGGTCGAGAGCTATGTGGTCGTGACGGCCGACGCGGAGCGGACCGCGTCGCTCTCGCTGACCAACGCCATCAAGGTGCCCGGCCGTGCGCTGGGCGTGGGCATTCCCAAGACGGGCTCGCTCTACGTGGTGAGCGATGAGAGCGCGACGGTGACCCGCTACACGCTCAACAGCGCTGGCGCCCTGGAGCCGTCGGGCACCGTGAGCTTCGCGAGCCAGGGCGTGAGCTCACTCGGGGAGTACCAGGCCAACTTCCAGTTCATCTCGGAGACGAAGGCGTACTACTTCGACGGAACCACCGCGCAGGTCGTCATCTGGAATCCCTCGGCGATGACCGTCACGGGGCGCATCCCGCTCGATGCGCTGGTCATCCCGGAGACCCTCCTGGCCTTCTCGGGCGCGGTGGTGTGGGTCGATGCGCAGCTCATCATGCCCGTGGGCTGGCGTCCGGTCTCGGGCGTGGGCATCACCCGGAAGGCGGGCGTGGTCTCCATCGACACGGCGACGGACGTGGCCACCATCGCCACGGATGACCGTTGTGGCTACACGCATGACGCCGCCGTGGGCCTCGATGGCCAGGTCTACGTCGCGACGGAAGCCTACGGAGCGGCGGTGCGCCGGGTGGTGGGCGCGGACGTGCCCGAGCCGTGCCTGCTCAGGTTCGACCCGCGGACGCGGCGATTTGATTCGACCTTCTACCGCTCTCTCTCGGGACTGGTGGGGGGCGGGACCGCGGGCGCGCTCATTCCGGGGGCCACGGGGACGGCCTACGTGCGCGTGCTCGACGAGAGCATCGCTCCGGTCACCGAGGGCACCCATCCTCGCACCGTGGCGAGCGGGACGGGCTGGCAGTGGTGGGAGCTGAAGCTCGACACGCTGACCGCGACGCGGAAGGCCGACTTCCCGTCCACCTCGGGCAGCGTCTTCCTCTTCGAGTCGGAGAACCAGACGCTCTACACCGAGTTCGGTGCGGGGGCCGCGTCCACGACGCTGCATGTGCTGGGAGACAGTGGCAAGGCCACGGTGACCACGCAGGGGCTGTCCTTCTCGTTCCTCCAGCTGCGCTAG